A genomic window from Spiroplasma endosymbiont of Labia minor includes:
- the rpoE gene encoding DNA-directed RNA polymerase subunit delta: MSKISNLELAYTYLSGLQDSATFEDIWNNISRNIEGENSHKNEIIAELYSDLVLDNRFALTFEGKWGLRSFLKFEDVKKQYDYVDKFETTEEFEDIESYMDDDFKTIDIMNKHFKTGSTFTDDEDNVNDDETDDNDTTTNEDTFDD, translated from the coding sequence ATGTCAAAAATTTCTAACCTTGAATTGGCTTATACTTATTTAAGTGGTTTACAAGATAGTGCTACATTTGAAGATATTTGAAATAATATTTCACGAAACATTGAGGGAGAAAATTCACACAAAAATGAAATAATTGCAGAATTGTATAGTGATTTAGTTTTAGATAATAGATTTGCATTAACATTTGAAGGTAAATGAGGGTTACGAAGTTTTCTAAAATTTGAAGATGTTAAAAAACAATATGATTATGTAGATAAGTTTGAAACAACAGAAGAATTTGAAGATATAGAATCATATATGGATGATGATTTTAAAACCATAGATATTATGAATAAACACTTTAAAACGGGATCAACATTTACAGATGATGAAGATAATGTTAATGATGATGAAACAGATGATAATGATACTACAACAAATGAAGATACATTTGATGATTAA
- a CDS encoding HD domain-containing protein, protein MLQKVIRDNVYGDILIDNEVIIDLIDTPEFQRLRRIIQLGGGQFAFTGANHNRFSHCIGVYNIVNQFLKNDSFKKMNQTQQLEVKIAGLLHDLGHGPFSHSWEKVNNRSHELYTVDIIKSKLTNINKILINYKINIDNVCQIIEGKHQNKILNFLVSSQLDADRMDYLKRDAIQANVSYASLDVNWIIRHAEVFDNKIVYPEKIVPAIEAYLLGRYHMYNQIYNHKISIAFDVMLQKIMLRIVDLGKSNHEFKNNRVKELFGDLFFDKPISLINYLQLDDYTLFEIFKTCSQENDKILIDLSNRIINRDFFSHFTDDKQEAIDSLNKSDLDQKYYCGEYTISNFEIYKVKTNTLSEKDEDIYIKDKNNLITTFPNKTKIISITTLQKQNKISFLFTKK, encoded by the coding sequence ATGTTACAAAAAGTGATTCGTGATAATGTTTATGGGGATATTTTAATAGATAATGAAGTGATTATTGATTTAATAGATACCCCTGAATTTCAAAGATTAAGAAGAATAATTCAATTAGGTGGTGGGCAATTTGCCTTTACAGGTGCAAATCATAATCGTTTTTCACATTGCATAGGTGTCTATAACATTGTTAATCAATTTTTAAAAAATGATTCTTTTAAAAAAATGAATCAAACTCAACAACTTGAAGTCAAAATTGCAGGATTACTTCATGATTTAGGTCACGGACCATTTTCTCACTCATGAGAAAAAGTTAATAATCGTTCTCATGAACTTTATACAGTAGATATTATTAAATCAAAATTAACAAATATAAACAAAATTTTAATAAATTATAAAATAAATATAGACAACGTTTGCCAAATTATAGAAGGTAAACATCAAAACAAAATTTTAAATTTTTTGGTGTCTTCACAATTAGATGCTGATCGCATGGACTATTTAAAACGTGATGCAATTCAAGCTAATGTCAGTTATGCTTCATTAGATGTAAATTGAATAATTAGGCACGCAGAAGTTTTTGACAATAAAATAGTGTACCCAGAAAAAATAGTCCCTGCAATTGAAGCATATTTGCTTGGAAGATATCATATGTATAATCAAATTTACAATCATAAAATTTCAATTGCATTTGATGTGATGTTGCAAAAAATAATGTTGCGAATTGTTGATTTAGGCAAATCAAATCATGAATTTAAGAATAATCGTGTAAAGGAATTATTTGGAGATCTTTTTTTTGATAAACCAATATCTTTAATTAATTATTTACAATTGGATGATTATACGCTATTTGAAATATTTAAAACCTGCAGTCAGGAAAATGACAAAATTTTAATCGATCTCTCAAATAGAATTATTAATCGTGATTTTTTTTCTCATTTTACAGATGATAAACAAGAAGCAATAGATAGTTTAAACAAATCTGATTTGGATCAAAAATATTATTGCGGAGAATATACAATATCTAATTTTGAAATATATAAAGTAAAGACAAATACTTTAAGTGAAAAAGATGAAGACATTTATATCAAAGATAAGAATAATTTAATAACAACATTTCCAAATAAGACAAAAATTATCAGTATTACAACTTTACAAAAACAAAACAAAATATCTTTTCTTTTTACAAAAAAATAG
- the gltX gene encoding glutamate--tRNA ligase: MNKNFRLRYAPSPTGYLHIGNARTALMNYLFAHHYEGSFIIRIEDTDLERNVKGAIDSQFNNLKWLGIIPDESIFNETPKEYGEYIQSKKFNHYLEIAKILVNDKKAFYCFCTQAELEIEKNRQVNNGIIATKYSGKCKLLSQEQIDKNLKNNLPYSIRFLVDSDKTYKINDLVRKDVEFSSNEIGDFVIIKTNGIATYNFAVVIDDHDMQITHVVRGEEHMSNTPRQLMIFEALNWNIPIFCHLTLIVDSNKKKLSKRSDNSLFFIEQYKEQGYIPEAVFNYISLLGWSPKNEQEIFSEEEFIRIFDERQFSRSPSTFDMNKMKWFNSVYMKKMSSDDYLFFIKEFIDSNRFKISNKNNEWLDDVLLLFKNEIEFGLQINDHLDLFFNERDYTDKLKSELLKLNDYKKLIEIFKIKLNELTEFTEDKLKTIIKETGQLTNTKGKELFMPIRIATTLMTHGPEIAKTILLIGKEKIIANIEKVI, encoded by the coding sequence ATGAATAAAAATTTCAGATTAAGATATGCCCCCAGCCCGACTGGATATTTACACATAGGAAATGCAAGAACGGCATTAATGAATTATTTGTTTGCACATCATTATGAGGGGTCATTTATTATAAGAATAGAAGATACGGATTTAGAAAGAAATGTTAAGGGAGCAATTGATTCACAGTTCAATAATTTGAAATGATTGGGAATTATTCCGGATGAATCAATTTTTAATGAAACTCCAAAAGAATACGGTGAATATATTCAGTCCAAAAAATTCAATCATTATTTAGAAATTGCAAAAATTTTAGTTAATGATAAAAAAGCATTTTATTGTTTTTGTACACAAGCAGAATTGGAAATAGAAAAAAATCGCCAAGTAAATAATGGTATTATTGCAACTAAATATTCTGGAAAATGTAAATTATTATCGCAAGAACAAATTGATAAAAATTTGAAAAATAATTTGCCATATTCAATTCGTTTTTTGGTTGATTCTGATAAAACATATAAAATTAATGATTTAGTAAGGAAAGATGTTGAATTTTCTTCAAATGAAATTGGTGATTTTGTAATTATAAAGACAAACGGAATTGCAACTTATAATTTTGCAGTAGTTATTGATGATCACGACATGCAAATAACGCATGTTGTTAGAGGTGAAGAGCACATGTCAAATACACCTAGACAATTAATGATTTTTGAAGCTCTCAACTGAAATATTCCAATATTTTGTCATTTAACATTAATAGTTGATAGCAATAAAAAGAAACTGTCAAAAAGAAGTGATAATTCGTTATTTTTTATAGAACAATATAAAGAACAAGGTTATATTCCAGAGGCGGTATTTAATTATATTTCGTTATTGGGTTGATCACCAAAAAATGAGCAGGAAATTTTTTCAGAAGAAGAATTTATAAGAATTTTTGATGAAAGACAATTTTCAAGATCACCATCAACTTTTGATATGAATAAAATGAAATGATTTAATTCAGTATATATGAAAAAAATGTCAAGTGATGATTATTTATTTTTTATCAAGGAATTTATTGATTCTAATAGATTCAAAATATCAAATAAAAATAATGAATGATTAGATGACGTTCTTTTATTGTTTAAAAATGAAATTGAATTTGGATTACAAATAAATGATCATTTAGATTTATTTTTTAATGAAAGAGATTATACAGATAAATTAAAAAGCGAACTTTTAAAGTTAAATGATTACAAAAAATTAATTGAAATTTTTAAAATTAAATTAAATGAATTGACTGAATTTACAGAGGATAAACTAAAAACAATTATAAAAGAAACTGGTCAATTAACTAATACTAAAGGTAAAGAATTATTTATGCCAATTAGAATAGCAACTACATTAATGACTCATGGACCAGAAATAGCAAAGACTATTTTATTAATTGGTAAAGAAAAAATAATTGCAAACATTGAAAAGGTGATTTAA
- the ispF gene encoding 2-C-methyl-D-erythritol 2,4-cyclodiphosphate synthase has product MLRIGTSWDQHNLIPGTGFKIGGQLLLGMKNIEAYSDGDVVFHSVGEAIIGALNLGDLGDHFNEKNQKPNFNSKIILEWCREKLIELSATINNIDILIILDTPNLKKYKEEIKNAIAQHLKIDVSQINVKATTSENNMQNIIQCLSSVLVEK; this is encoded by the coding sequence ATGTTAAGAATAGGCACAAGTTGAGATCAACATAATCTTATACCTGGGACTGGCTTTAAAATAGGCGGTCAGCTTTTATTGGGTATGAAAAATATAGAAGCATATTCTGATGGCGATGTCGTTTTTCATTCAGTCGGAGAGGCCATTATTGGTGCTTTAAATTTAGGTGATTTAGGAGATCATTTCAATGAAAAAAATCAAAAGCCAAATTTTAATTCAAAAATTATTTTGGAATGGTGTCGAGAAAAATTAATTGAATTATCAGCTACAATAAATAATATAGATATATTAATAATTTTAGATACACCGAATCTAAAAAAATATAAAGAAGAAATTAAAAATGCTATTGCACAGCATTTAAAAATAGATGTTTCACAAATAAATGTAAAAGCAACAACATCAGAGAACAATATGCAAAATATTATTCAATGCTTATCAAGTGTTCTTGTTGAGAAATAA
- the ychF gene encoding redox-regulated ATPase YchF: MPLQVGIVGLPNVGKSTLFNAITNLKVEAANYPFATIEPNVGTVEVPDERLTKLASIFSSQKTISTTIEFVDIAGLIAGASKGEGLGNAFLASIRETDLICMVVRCFEDKEITHVEGSVDPIRDIEIVNLELMLADEAIIKKRLDKVIPKIKTTKDKIVLAEYELLLKLKKQLEDNKMLYDLKYTDEERKILKSFQLLTCKKMLFVANIKEEELSKENNEYVKQALDYASKNNCAVMKICAKIEEELSELDKDEKLLFMNDLQIKESGLDVLIKSAYKALELQTFFTAGPKEAHAWQFKKGSTTPQCAGIIHTDFERGFIKADIYSAQDLFEYGNESALKNAGKLRLEGKTYIVQDGDVCNFKFNI; this comes from the coding sequence ATGCCATTACAAGTAGGTATTGTTGGATTGCCAAATGTAGGCAAGTCAACGCTTTTTAATGCAATTACAAACTTAAAAGTTGAAGCAGCCAATTACCCATTTGCGACAATAGAACCAAATGTAGGAACGGTTGAAGTACCAGATGAAAGACTAACAAAATTAGCATCAATATTTTCATCGCAAAAAACAATCTCAACTACAATAGAATTCGTAGATATAGCCGGCTTGATTGCGGGTGCTTCAAAAGGCGAAGGATTGGGTAATGCGTTTTTAGCAAGTATTAGAGAAACAGATTTAATTTGTATGGTTGTCAGGTGTTTTGAAGATAAAGAAATTACACATGTTGAAGGGTCGGTAGACCCTATTAGAGACATAGAGATTGTAAATTTAGAGCTTATGTTGGCAGATGAGGCAATAATTAAGAAAAGACTTGATAAAGTTATACCAAAAATTAAAACTACAAAGGATAAAATTGTTTTAGCAGAGTATGAATTACTTCTTAAATTAAAAAAACAATTGGAAGATAATAAAATGCTTTATGATTTAAAATATACAGATGAAGAACGAAAAATTTTGAAATCTTTTCAATTGTTAACTTGCAAGAAAATGTTATTTGTTGCAAACATTAAAGAAGAAGAATTATCAAAAGAAAATAATGAATATGTTAAACAAGCATTAGATTATGCAAGCAAAAATAATTGTGCAGTAATGAAAATTTGTGCAAAGATTGAAGAGGAATTATCAGAATTAGATAAAGACGAAAAATTATTGTTTATGAATGATTTACAAATAAAAGAATCAGGATTAGATGTATTAATAAAATCTGCTTATAAGGCTTTAGAACTTCAAACATTTTTTACAGCAGGTCCAAAAGAAGCGCATGCTTGGCAATTTAAAAAAGGATCTACTACTCCGCAATGTGCGGGTATAATTCATACAGATTTTGAAAGAGGTTTCATTAAAGCTGATATATATTCAGCTCAAGATTTGTTTGAATATGGTAATGAAAGTGCATTAAAAAATGCTGGTAAATTACGTTTAGAGGGTAAAACATACATTGTCCAAGATGGTGATGTTTGTAATTTTAAATTTAATATTTAA
- a CDS encoding ParB/RepB/Spo0J family partition protein, translated as MANSKKTKYEFKGLDKIFGDSLEETLSIIDSKIPQEQIKNATYTVNIDFLKPNPYQPRRKFAEEDLKELSDSIKINGIIQPIIVTENEDGTYTIIAGERRTRAAKIAKLIEIPVLILKLTQNQMREYAIIENVQRVDLSDIEEAIAYKSLAEDLGLTQEEIGIRVGKSRSHVANIMRLLNLPEEIKDGMLNGLITMGQAKPLLTITSDKKLLNTIFEKIIKENLTSREIEYLVKQKNKISNKQHENNKPIKSSALDSVQNHMIRKLGTKISIDDKTIKIYYSDTKDLNRILEILDLLEN; from the coding sequence ATGGCAAATAGCAAAAAAACAAAATATGAATTCAAAGGTCTAGATAAAATATTTGGAGATTCTCTTGAAGAAACATTATCAATTATTGACAGTAAAATTCCACAAGAGCAAATAAAAAACGCGACGTACACTGTGAACATAGATTTTTTAAAACCAAATCCATATCAACCGCGTAGAAAATTTGCAGAAGAAGACTTAAAAGAACTATCAGATTCTATTAAAATTAATGGAATTATTCAACCAATTATTGTAACTGAAAATGAAGACGGAACTTACACGATTATCGCCGGGGAAAGACGTACTCGTGCTGCCAAAATTGCCAAATTAATCGAAATTCCAGTGTTAATTTTAAAATTAACACAAAATCAAATGAGAGAATATGCCATTATTGAAAATGTTCAAAGGGTAGATTTGTCTGATATAGAAGAAGCAATTGCGTACAAGTCTTTAGCTGAAGATCTAGGTTTAACACAAGAAGAAATCGGAATAAGAGTTGGTAAATCAAGATCACATGTTGCAAATATTATGCGTCTATTGAATTTACCAGAAGAAATTAAAGATGGTATGCTTAATGGTTTAATAACCATGGGGCAAGCAAAGCCATTATTAACAATTACTTCTGATAAAAAACTATTAAATACTATTTTTGAAAAAATTATTAAAGAAAATTTAACTTCAAGAGAAATTGAATATTTAGTAAAGCAAAAAAATAAAATTTCAAATAAACAACATGAAAATAATAAACCAATTAAATCATCAGCTTTGGATAGTGTTCAAAATCATATGATTAGAAAACTTGGTACAAAAATATCAATAGATGACAAAACAATTAAAATTTATTATTCTGATACAAAAGATTTAAATAGAATTTTAGAAATTCTTGATTTATTAGAAAATTAA
- a CDS encoding AAA family ATPase: MGKIIAVVNQKGGVGKTTTAISLACGMGMKEQKILLIDLDPQYNATTGLSIEVNRKTLSMYNVLIGEKNIEDIIMKNVKHNVDVAPSSIDLAAADLFLLEQKQNNQDILKQQLIKIKNNYDFIIIDCPPSLGLINRNGLSAADTVLIPIQAEHFAMYGVSQLLRTITKVKETLNPKLTIEGVIVTMFDQRTLLSNDVLAEIKKSFKDRAYKAVIPRNIRIAESSMEGKSIFEHDPNGAGAKSYWELVNEVMTHNGK, translated from the coding sequence ATGGGTAAGATTATAGCGGTAGTTAATCAAAAAGGTGGAGTTGGTAAAACAACAACTGCAATTTCATTGGCTTGCGGTATGGGAATGAAAGAACAAAAGATTTTATTAATTGATTTGGATCCACAATATAACGCAACAACAGGATTGAGTATTGAAGTAAATAGAAAAACCTTGTCTATGTATAATGTGCTTATTGGTGAAAAAAATATTGAAGACATTATTATGAAAAATGTAAAACATAATGTAGATGTAGCTCCATCATCAATAGATTTGGCAGCTGCAGATTTATTTTTACTAGAACAAAAACAAAATAATCAAGATATTTTAAAGCAACAATTAATCAAAATTAAAAATAATTATGATTTTATAATAATAGATTGCCCCCCATCATTGGGATTAATTAATAGAAATGGATTATCGGCGGCGGATACGGTTTTGATTCCTATTCAGGCTGAACATTTTGCAATGTATGGAGTATCGCAACTTTTGAGAACAATTACAAAAGTTAAGGAAACTTTAAATCCAAAATTGACAATTGAAGGTGTGATTGTTACTATGTTTGACCAGAGAACTTTGCTTTCAAATGACGTTTTAGCTGAAATAAAAAAATCATTTAAAGACAGAGCATATAAAGCAGTAATTCCAAGAAATATCAGAATAGCAGAATCTTCAATGGAAGGAAAATCTATATTTGAACATGACCCAAATGGTGCAGGTGCGAAATCATATTGAGAATTAGTAAATGAGGTTATGACACATAATGGCAAATAG
- the rsmG gene encoding 16S rRNA (guanine(527)-N(7))-methyltransferase RsmG, whose protein sequence is METLQIKKLFSNWKIDDEKILKLEKYKFFLLQENAKFNLTAIINDQDIYYKHFYDSLLITQNVNIENKKIMDIGTGAGFPGIIWKIFFDNIDLTLVESNTKKCLFLEQLCKLLNLQNVKILNMRVEEISSKEYEQYDLVVSRALAKLSIFMEIASQFLKINGLLISMKGINWPKEIEELNNSEELVGLQFLKLFEYEYEFDNETHKRIDLIYKKIAKTKSIYPRKYSIIKNKPLGS, encoded by the coding sequence ATGGAAACTTTACAAATAAAAAAATTATTCTCAAATTGAAAAATAGATGATGAGAAAATATTAAAATTAGAAAAATATAAATTTTTTTTGCTGCAAGAGAATGCAAAATTTAATCTAACTGCAATAATAAATGATCAAGACATTTATTATAAACATTTTTATGATTCATTATTAATAACACAAAATGTAAATATTGAAAATAAAAAAATAATGGATATTGGTACAGGGGCTGGATTCCCGGGTATTATTTGGAAGATATTTTTTGACAATATAGATTTAACATTAGTGGAGTCGAATACAAAAAAATGTCTCTTTTTAGAACAATTATGTAAATTACTTAATTTGCAAAATGTGAAAATTTTAAATATGCGGGTTGAAGAAATAAGCAGTAAAGAATATGAACAATATGATTTAGTAGTGTCAAGAGCTTTAGCTAAGTTATCTATTTTTATGGAAATTGCATCGCAATTTTTAAAAATTAATGGATTATTAATTTCTATGAAAGGAATCAATTGGCCTAAAGAAATTGAAGAATTAAATAATTCAGAAGAATTAGTAGGTTTACAATTTTTAAAATTATTTGAATATGAATATGAATTTGATAATGAAACACACAAAAGAATTGATTTAATTTACAAAAAAATTGCAAAAACAAAATCTATTTATCCAAGAAAATATAGCATAATTAAAAATAAACCATTAGGAAGTTAA